A genomic window from Streptomyces sp. MST-110588 includes:
- a CDS encoding pyridoxamine 5'-phosphate oxidase family protein, which yields MVVGQRRGRRIMMAPDELDAYLAEQRTCRVATVGADGAPHVGALWFVWDGTSIWLYSVTRSKRWAQLRKDPRTAVIVDDGQGYGELRGAELSGRAEFVGESPRAGAPCPELEVPERLFAAKYFGVEAMPYDGRHAWLRLTPQAVVSWDFRKLPR from the coding sequence ATGGTCGTCGGACAGCGGCGCGGGCGCCGCATCATGATGGCGCCGGACGAACTCGACGCCTATCTGGCGGAGCAGCGCACGTGCCGGGTCGCCACGGTCGGGGCGGATGGCGCGCCGCACGTCGGAGCACTGTGGTTCGTATGGGACGGGACATCCATATGGCTGTACTCGGTCACCCGCAGCAAGAGGTGGGCGCAACTGCGGAAGGACCCGCGGACCGCGGTGATCGTCGATGACGGGCAGGGGTACGGGGAGCTGCGCGGGGCGGAGCTGAGCGGCCGTGCGGAGTTCGTGGGCGAGTCGCCGCGCGCCGGGGCGCCGTGCCCGGAGCTGGAGGTTCCGGAACGGCTGTTCGCCGCCAAGTACTTCGGTGTGGAGGCCATGCCGTACGACGGCCGTCACGCGTGGCTGCGTCTGACGCCGCAAGCCGTCGTCTCCTGGGACTTCCGCAAGCTCCCGCGCTGA
- a CDS encoding WXG100 family type VII secretion target: MSGVATGALSAYNKVNDWMSGFDSVVDEIMRPLVEPLAEHLEAVTGDDEGLQETAALWREQASELRELIADQRRDRADLAHEWTGDAADAFQGHLAEMEAALEQEAADMDAVADVLEQAGAQAKLAEQVVETLIRELIEWAIIELAVALATSIVTAGVSAAAAAAAAVAEASFVSARIARVLAELAKELKAFVNIIKLLKKAKKMSKVKKLKPWTWKHIKDPVEAEKFLKALAAKKALKAIKVPMKGAVGLGMAGLGFSGDPTQAVAPIVQAGAEKLDEMIDGGGSKSGGGSSPSRHGDVHLPPASDFHPSQPVAQDPVGRYREPAVSGPLSPPSRTGVPTDPSPAAQDPLDRYREPAAGQDIRLLSRPASAQQPRDPDNPFG; encoded by the coding sequence ATGAGCGGAGTGGCAACGGGGGCGCTCAGCGCGTACAACAAGGTCAACGACTGGATGAGCGGATTCGACTCCGTCGTGGACGAGATCATGCGTCCGCTCGTCGAACCGCTCGCCGAGCACCTGGAAGCCGTCACCGGCGACGACGAGGGCCTCCAGGAAACCGCCGCACTGTGGCGTGAGCAGGCTTCCGAACTGCGCGAACTGATAGCCGACCAGCGGCGCGACCGTGCGGACCTCGCCCACGAGTGGACCGGTGACGCGGCCGACGCGTTCCAGGGACACCTGGCCGAGATGGAAGCGGCCCTGGAGCAGGAAGCCGCCGACATGGACGCCGTCGCGGACGTCCTGGAGCAGGCCGGCGCGCAGGCCAAGCTGGCCGAGCAGGTCGTCGAGACGCTGATCCGCGAGCTGATCGAATGGGCGATCATCGAACTCGCCGTGGCACTGGCCACCTCGATCGTCACAGCCGGGGTCTCGGCCGCTGCCGCCGCCGCTGCCGCCGTGGCCGAAGCGAGTTTCGTCTCGGCCCGCATCGCCAGGGTGCTGGCCGAACTGGCCAAGGAACTGAAGGCTTTCGTCAACATCATCAAGCTGCTCAAAAAAGCCAAGAAGATGTCGAAGGTCAAGAAGCTCAAGCCCTGGACCTGGAAGCACATCAAGGACCCGGTCGAGGCCGAGAAGTTCCTCAAGGCGCTCGCCGCGAAGAAGGCGCTGAAGGCGATCAAGGTGCCGATGAAGGGCGCCGTCGGACTCGGCATGGCGGGCCTGGGCTTCTCGGGCGACCCGACGCAGGCTGTGGCGCCCATCGTCCAGGCGGGCGCTGAGAAGCTCGACGAGATGATCGACGGTGGCGGTTCCAAGTCCGGCGGCGGCTCCTCGCCGTCCCGGCACGGGGACGTCCACCTGCCGCCGGCCTCGGACTTCCATCCGTCACAGCCCGTCGCACAGGACCCGGTCGGCCGCTACCGCGAGCCGGCCGTCAGCGGGCCGCTGAGCCCGCCGTCGAGGACCGGGGTACCCACCGACCCGTCGCCCGCCGCGCAGGACCCCCTCGACCGCTACCGTGAGCCGGCGGCCGGCCAGGACATCCGCCTGCTCTCCCGCCCGGCGTCCGCCCAGCAGCCGCGCGACCCCGACAACCCCTTCGGCTGA
- a CDS encoding LysR substrate-binding domain-containing protein, with the protein MDIRQLEYFLAIVDHGGFHRAASALYLSQPSLSQAVRALERDLGSSLFHRIGRRAVLTEAGAALIEPARAAVRSLETARASVAAVHELRAGRLDLASMPSQTVEPLTTMIRAFSGRYPGVSVNIRAAFTSREVVETVRTGAAELGLLATPGPLPDKEVVSYAVGEQRFVLVTPPDGPFPAGRPVAAEELAGARLIVGQRGTGMRAYVDGLRERGVGFTVAAETEHRVAILPLVLAGVGLAVVTESWRTTAERAGAVVVDIEPKTSLRIGLVSRRVLSPAARAFVTCALAAVTV; encoded by the coding sequence ATGGACATCCGGCAACTGGAGTACTTCCTCGCGATCGTGGACCACGGGGGTTTCCACCGGGCGGCCTCGGCCCTGTACCTCTCCCAGCCCTCGCTGTCCCAGGCCGTACGGGCTCTGGAGCGGGACCTTGGCAGCAGCCTGTTCCACCGCATCGGCCGCCGGGCGGTGCTCACCGAGGCGGGGGCGGCGCTGATCGAGCCCGCCCGGGCGGCGGTGCGCAGCCTGGAGACGGCCCGTGCCAGCGTCGCGGCCGTACACGAACTGCGCGCGGGACGGCTGGACCTCGCCTCCATGCCGTCCCAGACGGTCGAGCCGCTGACGACCATGATCCGCGCGTTCAGCGGCCGGTACCCCGGGGTGTCGGTGAACATCCGGGCCGCCTTCACCTCCCGCGAAGTCGTGGAGACGGTGCGCACCGGCGCCGCCGAGCTGGGTCTCCTGGCCACCCCGGGACCGCTGCCCGACAAGGAGGTGGTGTCCTACGCCGTGGGCGAGCAGCGGTTCGTCCTGGTCACCCCGCCCGACGGGCCGTTCCCGGCGGGGCGGCCGGTCGCCGCCGAGGAGCTGGCCGGCGCGCGGCTGATCGTCGGACAGCGGGGCACGGGCATGCGCGCGTACGTCGACGGGCTGCGCGAGCGCGGCGTCGGCTTCACCGTCGCGGCGGAGACCGAGCACCGGGTGGCGATCCTGCCGCTGGTGCTGGCGGGGGTCGGACTCGCCGTGGTCACCGAGTCCTGGCGTACGACGGCCGAGCGGGCCGGCGCGGTGGTCGTGGACATCGAACCGAAGACATCGCTGCGGATCGGGCTGGTCAGCCGCCGTGTACTGTCCCCGGCCGCCCGTGCGTTCGTGACCTGCGCGCTGGCCGCCGTCACGGTCTGA
- a CDS encoding prolyl oligopeptidase family serine peptidase has protein sequence MDSTDAAKTSDASVTADARPADDFPRQFARTRRFSLGVPAHFTVSPDGRRVLFVRTGGGTDPIGRLWLYEDGKERLLADPARLAEAGSVGLCEEDLPEEERVRRERARERAQGVVAYAADRAARVVAFALSGALWVVRTDEGDEGGRGGEGAPFLVPTAGPVVDPRPSPDGRYIAYVTGGSLHVVELDGDGDGGGAAGEAGGPGADRRLAAAEGPDVTYGLAEYTAAESMGRLRGYWWSPDSRRLLVARVDTSGVQRRYISDPARPEQPPRAIRYPAAGTANAQVSLWLLSLGGNDGANEGEPLRGLEVAWDREAFEYLVSASWDAHGPLVSVQSRDQRTLRTLAVDPLTGASRTLHERTDPAWVEIVPGTPSRTASGALVLPHDADTTRHLTVGGAIVTPPGLQVRKVIDVTGERVLFTASADPTETHVWSYEPGGGTGESAGRTGGSGSSTGETGSGTGGGCTRLSDGPGLHTAVTGGGTTVLAGLTPDGHRVTVMRDGAPAGTIAALCEEPSVQPRPVHLTLGQRELRGALYLPSWYEPGARRLPVLLDPYAGPSVQLAIRARSWFACVSQWFAEQGFAVLVVDGRGTPGRGPRWEKEVHGDQLTPVLEDQVAALHAVAGRFPDLDLERVAIRGWSFGGFLAAAAVLHRPDVFHAAVAGAAPTDQRLYDTHWKERYLGHPEKCPENYARCSLAGHGHLLRRPLLLIHGLADDNVAPAHTLRFSAELLAAGKQHTVLPLPGASHAPADEAVNENLLRFQRDFLLGALEKRTADTGQPEG, from the coding sequence ATGGATTCCACCGATGCCGCCAAGACTTCTGATGCCTCCGTTACTGCTGATGCTCGCCCTGCGGACGACTTTCCCCGTCAGTTCGCCCGCACCCGCCGCTTCTCCCTGGGCGTACCGGCGCATTTCACCGTCTCACCGGACGGCCGCCGGGTGCTGTTCGTCCGTACGGGCGGCGGAACCGATCCCATAGGACGGCTCTGGCTGTACGAGGACGGCAAGGAACGGCTGCTCGCCGACCCGGCGCGGCTGGCGGAGGCCGGATCGGTGGGGCTCTGTGAGGAGGACCTGCCGGAGGAGGAACGGGTACGGCGCGAGCGGGCCCGCGAGCGTGCGCAGGGCGTGGTGGCGTACGCGGCCGATCGCGCGGCGCGCGTCGTGGCCTTCGCACTGTCCGGCGCTCTCTGGGTGGTCCGTACGGACGAAGGGGATGAAGGAGGTAGAGGGGGCGAAGGGGCACCTTTCCTCGTACCGACCGCGGGTCCGGTCGTCGACCCGCGGCCCTCTCCGGACGGGCGGTACATCGCGTACGTGACCGGCGGCTCGCTGCATGTCGTGGAACTGGACGGGGACGGGGACGGAGGCGGGGCCGCGGGAGAGGCCGGAGGGCCGGGCGCGGACCGGCGGCTGGCCGCAGCGGAAGGCCCCGACGTCACCTACGGGCTGGCCGAGTACACGGCGGCGGAATCCATGGGACGGCTACGCGGTTACTGGTGGTCGCCCGACAGCCGGCGGCTCCTGGTCGCCAGGGTCGACACCTCCGGTGTGCAGCGCCGCTACATCAGCGATCCGGCGCGTCCGGAGCAGCCGCCGCGCGCGATCCGGTACCCGGCGGCTGGAACGGCCAATGCGCAGGTGTCGCTGTGGCTGCTGTCCCTGGGCGGGAACGACGGCGCGAACGAGGGGGAGCCCCTCCGTGGCCTGGAAGTGGCCTGGGACCGGGAGGCGTTCGAGTACCTGGTCTCGGCCTCATGGGACGCGCATGGCCCTCTTGTCAGCGTACAGAGCCGTGACCAGCGCACCCTGCGCACGCTCGCGGTCGATCCCCTGACGGGCGCGAGCCGGACGCTGCACGAGCGGACCGATCCCGCCTGGGTCGAGATCGTGCCCGGCACCCCATCCCGTACGGCCTCCGGCGCCCTCGTACTCCCCCATGACGCGGACACCACCCGTCATTTGACGGTCGGTGGCGCCATCGTCACCCCGCCCGGCCTACAGGTGCGCAAGGTCATCGACGTCACCGGTGAACGCGTGCTGTTCACGGCGAGCGCGGACCCTACTGAGACTCATGTGTGGTCCTATGAGCCCGGCGGCGGCACCGGCGAATCCGCAGGCCGCACCGGCGGGTCCGGGAGCAGCACCGGCGAGACCGGGAGCGGTACCGGCGGTGGATGCACCAGGCTGAGTGACGGTCCGGGACTGCACACGGCCGTGACCGGCGGCGGCACCACCGTCCTGGCCGGCCTCACCCCGGACGGCCACCGCGTGACCGTGATGCGCGACGGCGCGCCGGCCGGCACGATAGCCGCCCTCTGCGAGGAACCATCCGTCCAGCCCCGCCCGGTCCATCTCACGCTCGGCCAGCGGGAGTTGCGCGGCGCGCTCTACCTGCCCTCCTGGTACGAGCCGGGGGCGCGCAGGCTTCCGGTGCTGCTCGATCCGTACGCGGGGCCGAGCGTGCAGCTCGCGATACGGGCCCGCAGTTGGTTCGCGTGCGTGTCGCAGTGGTTCGCCGAGCAGGGTTTCGCCGTGCTGGTCGTCGACGGGCGCGGTACGCCGGGCCGCGGACCGCGCTGGGAGAAGGAGGTCCACGGCGACCAGTTGACGCCCGTACTGGAGGACCAGGTCGCGGCCCTGCACGCGGTGGCCGGGCGCTTCCCGGACCTGGACCTGGAGCGGGTGGCGATCCGCGGCTGGTCCTTCGGCGGATTCCTGGCCGCGGCGGCCGTGCTGCACCGGCCGGACGTCTTCCACGCGGCGGTCGCCGGAGCGGCGCCCACCGACCAGCGTCTGTACGACACCCACTGGAAGGAACGCTATCTGGGTCATCCGGAAAAGTGCCCGGAGAACTACGCGCGCTGCTCACTGGCCGGCCACGGCCATCTGCTGCGCCGCCCGCTGCTGCTCATACACGGGCTGGCCGACGACAACGTGGCGCCGGCGCACACGCTGCGGTTCTCGGCGGAGCTGCTGGCGGCCGGCAAGCAGCACACCGTGCTGCCGTTGCCCGGGGCGAGCCATGCGCCGGCCGACGAGGCGGTCAACGAGAACCTGCTGCGCTTCCAGCGGGACTTCCTGCTCGGCGCGCTGGAGAAGCGGACGGCGGACACCGGTCAGCCGGAAGGGTGA
- a CDS encoding Rieske (2Fe-2S) protein codes for MTQQESSAAERRTGGTTARRTVVVAAGAAGLAAALAACGSDAKGRQGDGTPARSAQPPTGSQGPGNGGGSSGAGAGAGHVLAKTSDIPEGGGKVFKDRKVVVTQPQAGRFKAFSAVCQHEGCIVGDVSGGTINCPCHGSKYDIADGSVKHGPARRGLPTADVKVKGGSLELG; via the coding sequence ATGACCCAACAGGAATCCTCGGCGGCGGAACGGCGCACGGGCGGGACGACGGCACGGCGTACGGTCGTCGTGGCGGCGGGAGCGGCGGGGCTGGCCGCCGCGCTCGCGGCGTGCGGCAGTGACGCAAAGGGCCGGCAGGGCGACGGGACACCCGCACGGTCCGCGCAGCCGCCCACAGGCTCCCAGGGTCCCGGAAACGGCGGTGGCAGCAGTGGCGCCGGAGCCGGGGCGGGGCATGTGCTGGCGAAGACCTCGGACATCCCCGAGGGAGGCGGCAAGGTCTTCAAGGACCGGAAGGTGGTGGTGACCCAGCCGCAGGCGGGCCGGTTCAAGGCGTTCTCGGCGGTGTGCCAGCACGAGGGGTGCATCGTCGGGGACGTCTCCGGCGGCACGATCAACTGCCCGTGTCACGGCAGCAAGTACGACATCGCCGACGGCAGCGTCAAGCACGGGCCCGCCAGGAGGGGGCTGCCCACGGCTGATGTGAAGGTCAAGGGCGGTTCCCTGGAACTCGGCTGA
- a CDS encoding tartrate dehydrogenase, whose product MVRHHIALIPGDGIGAEVLPPARQVLDAVGARHGIGFSYTSYDWSCERYVREGAMMPEDGLDRLREKDAILLGAVGHPNVPDHVSLWGLLIPIRRGLRQYVNVRPIRVFEGVGSPVRAAAAGEVDFVVVRENVEGEYSEIGGRLNRGFPEEMAVQESVFTRAGVTRVLDYAFGLAAGRGGRLTSATKSNGIVHTLPFWDELVAERGAAHPRVVWDQEHIDALAAKFVLEPARFDVVVASNLFGDILSDLAAAVAGSIGIAPAANLNPEREFPSMFEPVHGSAPDIAGRGIADPLGAIWSAAMMLDHLGHPEAARDVTDAMAAVLAKTDVRTPDLGGTATTAEFTAKLLELL is encoded by the coding sequence ATGGTCCGCCACCACATCGCACTGATTCCCGGCGACGGCATCGGAGCCGAGGTGCTGCCGCCCGCCCGGCAGGTGCTGGACGCCGTCGGCGCCCGTCACGGCATCGGCTTCTCGTACACCTCGTACGACTGGTCCTGCGAGCGGTACGTCCGCGAGGGGGCGATGATGCCCGAGGACGGCCTGGACCGGCTGCGCGAGAAGGACGCGATCCTGCTCGGCGCGGTCGGTCATCCAAACGTGCCGGACCATGTCTCCCTGTGGGGACTGCTGATCCCGATTCGCCGTGGTTTGCGCCAGTACGTCAATGTGCGGCCGATCCGGGTCTTCGAGGGGGTCGGCAGTCCCGTACGTGCCGCCGCGGCCGGTGAGGTGGACTTCGTCGTCGTACGGGAGAACGTCGAGGGCGAGTACAGCGAGATCGGCGGGCGGCTGAACCGGGGGTTCCCCGAGGAGATGGCCGTACAGGAGTCCGTGTTCACGCGTGCCGGGGTGACCCGCGTCCTGGACTACGCCTTCGGGCTGGCCGCCGGGCGTGGCGGGCGGCTCACCTCGGCCACCAAGTCCAACGGCATCGTGCACACCCTGCCGTTCTGGGACGAGCTGGTGGCCGAGCGCGGCGCCGCCCATCCGCGGGTCGTCTGGGACCAGGAGCACATCGACGCGCTGGCCGCGAAGTTCGTCCTGGAACCGGCCCGTTTCGACGTGGTCGTCGCCTCCAACCTGTTCGGTGACATCCTCAGCGATCTGGCCGCCGCCGTGGCGGGCTCCATCGGCATCGCGCCGGCCGCCAACCTCAATCCGGAGCGCGAGTTCCCCTCGATGTTCGAGCCGGTCCACGGCTCCGCGCCGGACATCGCGGGCCGTGGCATCGCCGATCCGCTGGGGGCGATCTGGTCGGCGGCCATGATGCTCGACCATCTCGGCCACCCGGAAGCGGCCAGGGACGTCACCGATGCCATGGCCGCGGTGCTGGCCAAGACCGACGTACGCACCCCCGACCTCGGCGGCACCGCCACCACCGCCGAGTTCACCGCGAAACTCCTCGAACTGCTCTGA
- a CDS encoding cysteine hydrolase — MSSSDERSRERLWLCERLDPVNTVLLTVECQRGVVGPDSALPELADAARTTGALANIARLVAAAHDAGVQVLHAVAERRPDGRGASRNARLFKAAERLPVQQFTGTTAVRVAAPIPVCEDDLIVRRLHGLSPLAGTDVDALLRNFGCRTLVVTGVSANVAVPNAVFDAVNLGYTAVVPADAIAGVPAEYTRAMVTHTLALVATVTATDDVLTCWKQPRRSGGRTVRPN; from the coding sequence ATGTCGTCGTCGGATGAGCGGTCGCGCGAGCGGCTGTGGCTGTGCGAGCGGCTGGACCCGGTGAACACCGTGCTGCTCACCGTGGAGTGTCAACGCGGCGTCGTCGGCCCGGACAGCGCGCTGCCCGAACTCGCCGACGCCGCCCGTACGACAGGGGCGCTGGCCAACATCGCCCGGCTGGTCGCGGCAGCCCACGACGCCGGTGTGCAGGTGCTGCACGCGGTCGCCGAGCGCCGCCCCGACGGTCGGGGCGCGAGCCGCAACGCGCGCCTCTTCAAGGCCGCCGAGCGCCTGCCCGTACAACAGTTCACCGGGACGACGGCCGTACGCGTCGCCGCCCCGATCCCCGTCTGCGAGGACGACCTGATCGTGCGCAGGCTGCACGGGCTCTCGCCGCTGGCCGGCACGGACGTGGACGCGCTGCTGCGCAACTTCGGGTGCCGCACGCTCGTCGTGACCGGTGTGTCGGCGAATGTCGCGGTGCCCAACGCCGTCTTCGACGCGGTCAACCTCGGCTACACGGCCGTGGTGCCCGCGGACGCCATCGCCGGTGTGCCCGCCGAGTACACCCGGGCGATGGTCACGCATACCCTCGCTCTCGTCGCCACCGTCACCGCCACCGACGACGTGCTCACCTGCTGGAAGCAGCCCCGCCGGTCCGGCGGCCGGACCGTGCGGCCCAACTGA
- the dctA gene encoding C4-dicarboxylate transporter DctA, with the protein MPTASTFPDEEKRHGSNRVPHRPRLRPARPPRKPWYRHLYFWVLTAIVCGILTGWLRPGVGVALEPVGTTFVSAIKMLITPIVFLTIVGGIGGVDSLRRVGRVGLKSLVYFQAGTLAALAVGLIAVNVFQPGAGVHAHPGELRLSGDAARYVKDGADRSWWHFLTDIVPDSAVGAFAEGRILQVIFFSVLFGIALKAVGPIGIPVLEGIGRLSSVVFKILHYVMLAAPVGAFGAMAFTVGKYGISTLTGLGRLIGLFYGTSLFFVVVVLGGILALLRINVLRLLRHLREEFLIVLGTSSSESVLPRLMTKLEGLGVRRDIVGLTVPTGYSFNLDGSSLYLSLAAVYIAQATDTPLGFGQQLGLLAVMILTSKGSGGVTGAGFIALAATLSTVGTVPAAGIMLIFGIDKFMSECRALTNLAGNSVATLVVARWEGALDTARANRVLRTGIPEPAPAETPGAEGQGVTKPTSAREQRYESGVRSAVR; encoded by the coding sequence GTGCCGACCGCGTCCACGTTCCCCGACGAGGAGAAACGCCATGGCAGCAACCGCGTCCCCCACCGCCCCCGGCTCCGCCCCGCCCGGCCACCACGCAAGCCCTGGTACCGGCATCTGTACTTCTGGGTCCTGACCGCGATCGTCTGCGGCATCCTCACCGGCTGGCTCCGGCCCGGCGTCGGCGTCGCCCTGGAGCCGGTCGGCACCACCTTCGTGTCCGCGATCAAGATGCTCATCACGCCGATCGTCTTCCTGACGATCGTGGGCGGCATCGGCGGCGTCGACAGCCTGCGCCGGGTCGGCCGGGTCGGCCTGAAATCACTGGTCTACTTCCAGGCCGGCACCCTGGCCGCACTCGCCGTCGGCCTGATCGCCGTCAATGTCTTCCAGCCCGGCGCCGGCGTCCACGCGCACCCCGGCGAGCTGCGTCTGTCGGGCGACGCCGCGCGGTACGTCAAGGACGGCGCGGACCGGAGCTGGTGGCACTTCCTCACCGACATCGTGCCCGACAGCGCGGTGGGTGCCTTCGCCGAGGGCCGCATCCTGCAAGTCATCTTCTTTTCCGTGCTGTTCGGCATCGCACTCAAAGCCGTGGGACCGATCGGGATTCCGGTGCTCGAAGGCATCGGTCGGCTGAGCTCCGTGGTGTTCAAAATCCTGCATTACGTCATGCTGGCCGCACCCGTCGGCGCTTTCGGTGCGATGGCCTTCACCGTCGGCAAGTACGGCATCTCCACCCTCACCGGCCTCGGCCGGCTCATCGGCCTGTTCTACGGCACGTCGCTGTTCTTCGTCGTCGTGGTGCTCGGCGGCATCCTGGCCCTTTTGAGAATCAATGTCCTGCGGCTGCTGCGCCATCTGCGCGAGGAATTCCTCATCGTCCTGGGAACCTCCTCCTCGGAAAGCGTGCTGCCCCGGCTGATGACCAAGCTGGAGGGACTGGGAGTACGCCGTGACATCGTCGGACTGACCGTACCGACCGGCTATTCCTTCAATCTCGACGGGAGTTCGCTCTACCTGTCCCTGGCCGCCGTCTACATCGCCCAGGCCACCGACACTCCACTCGGTTTCGGCCAGCAGCTCGGCCTGCTCGCGGTCATGATCCTCACGTCCAAGGGGTCGGGCGGCGTCACCGGTGCCGGGTTCATCGCGCTGGCCGCCACCCTCTCCACCGTCGGCACCGTGCCCGCCGCCGGCATCATGCTGATCTTCGGAATCGACAAATTCATGTCCGAGTGCCGCGCCCTGACCAACCTCGCCGGCAACAGCGTCGCCACCCTCGTCGTCGCCCGCTGGGAAGGCGCCCTGGACACCGCACGCGCCAACCGGGTCCTGCGCACCGGAATTCCCGAGCCCGCCCCGGCGGAAACACCCGGGGCCGAGGGCCAGGGCGTTACGAAACCCACGTCGGCGCGAGAGCAGCGGTACGAGTCGGGCGTCCGTTCCGCGGTGCGCTGA
- a CDS encoding acyl-CoA synthetase, translated as MDVLFPALREASPRPALRFGDRALSYRELAAVAGPLTRRIGGQARVAVWATPSLETAVAVVAALQAAVSAVPVNPKTGESELAHIVSDSAPTLVLAEPGADLPGPLAALPRLDIDPYARDGEDQELPYEPGEETPALIVYTSGTTGPPKGVVIPRRAIARTLDALRDAWRWTAEDVLVHALPLFHVHGLILGVLGPLRRGGSVHHLGRFSTEGVARELAADGTMLFGVPTMYHRLAAEAGGNPALAKALGRARLLVSGSAPLPLTVHERIAAATGRRVIERYGMTETLMNTSVRADGEPAPGTVGVPLPGVYVRLVDDNGQAIEESDGETVGEVQVRGPNLFVEYLNRPDATAAAFDGGWFRTGDMATRDAAGNYRIVGRKATDLIKSGGYKIGAGEIENALLAHPGVAEAAVTAEPDEDLGERIVAWVVRAETTVSAPPAAPTGPADPTDPIAPTAPVDEASGGPRPSASELVDHVARQLAPHKRPRVVHFLDALPRNDMGKILKRELHA; from the coding sequence GTGGACGTGCTCTTCCCCGCGCTGCGCGAGGCATCGCCCAGGCCCGCGCTGCGCTTCGGTGACCGTGCGCTCAGTTACCGCGAACTGGCCGCGGTGGCAGGCCCGCTGACCCGGCGGATCGGTGGCCAGGCGCGGGTCGCGGTCTGGGCGACGCCTTCGTTGGAGACCGCCGTCGCCGTGGTCGCCGCGCTGCAGGCCGCGGTGTCCGCCGTGCCGGTCAACCCCAAGACCGGTGAGAGCGAGCTGGCGCACATCGTCTCGGACAGCGCGCCCACGCTCGTCCTGGCCGAGCCCGGCGCCGACCTCCCCGGCCCGCTCGCCGCCCTCCCCCGGCTGGACATCGATCCGTACGCGCGGGACGGGGAGGATCAGGAGCTTCCGTACGAGCCGGGCGAAGAGACGCCGGCGCTGATCGTCTACACCTCCGGCACCACCGGTCCGCCCAAGGGGGTCGTCATCCCCCGGCGCGCCATCGCCCGCACGCTCGACGCGCTCCGGGACGCGTGGCGGTGGACGGCCGAGGACGTGCTCGTGCACGCACTGCCACTCTTCCACGTCCACGGGCTGATCCTGGGCGTCCTCGGCCCGCTGCGGCGCGGCGGCAGCGTCCACCACCTGGGCCGTTTCTCCACCGAGGGCGTCGCCCGCGAACTGGCCGCGGACGGCACGATGCTCTTCGGCGTACCGACCATGTACCACCGCCTGGCGGCCGAGGCGGGCGGCAACCCGGCGCTGGCCAAGGCGCTCGGCCGGGCCCGCCTCCTGGTCTCCGGCTCGGCGCCCCTGCCGCTGACCGTCCATGAGCGGATCGCCGCGGCCACCGGCCGCCGGGTCATCGAGCGGTACGGCATGACGGAGACGCTGATGAACACCAGTGTCCGTGCGGACGGCGAGCCCGCCCCGGGGACCGTGGGTGTGCCGCTGCCCGGGGTGTACGTCCGGCTGGTGGATGACAACGGGCAGGCCATCGAGGAGAGCGACGGCGAGACCGTGGGTGAGGTCCAGGTGCGCGGCCCCAACCTCTTCGTGGAGTACCTCAACCGCCCGGACGCCACGGCCGCGGCGTTCGACGGCGGCTGGTTCCGTACGGGTGACATGGCGACCCGGGACGCGGCGGGCAACTACCGCATCGTAGGCCGCAAGGCCACCGACCTCATCAAGAGCGGCGGGTACAAAATCGGCGCGGGGGAGATCGAGAACGCGCTGCTGGCCCATCCAGGGGTCGCCGAGGCCGCGGTCACGGCCGAACCGGACGAGGATCTCGGCGAGCGGATCGTCGCCTGGGTCGTACGGGCCGAGACCACCGTGTCCGCCCCACCGGCCGCACCCACCGGCCCCGCCGATCCCACCGACCCCATCGCACCCACCGCTCCCGTGGACGAGGCGTCCGGCGGTCCGCGTCCGTCCGCCTCGGAACTCGTCGACCATGTCGCCCGGCAGCTCGCCCCACACAAACGGCCGCGCGTCGTCCACTTCCTGGACGCCCTGCCGCGCAACGACATGGGCAAGATCCTCAAGCGGGAACTCCATGCGTGA